Proteins from a genomic interval of Symmachiella macrocystis:
- a CDS encoding GspE/PulE family protein, with amino-acid sequence MQQLVDSGKISADQLAEAQGMAASMGISADEALVSLGYVTAEDIGQAQASEHGYEWVDIEGRQIPMQVIELVPESVARENTVIPLALESEALIVAIHDPMAYEVLDKLRFILDRDVDVVLASKEAIQAAINRHYGQSETESVDSMLAEFTETAIDFTETDYGDGIDSDEDSEAPIIKLANLIIHEAVSMRASDIHIEPFDDRIRIRYRIDGVLVERDSPPRRLLGPLISRIKIMATMDISEKRRCQDGRIKTRVAGRDFDLRVSILPSNHGQAIVMRILDRDNIKVGIRNLGFGEDNYRRFQNIIRRPNGIFLVTGPTGSGKTTTLYSALGELNRPDRKIITAEDPVEYYLPGINQVEVKSKIGLDFGRIIRAMLRQAPNVILVGEIRDTETADMAIQASLTGHLVFSTLHTNDAPGSVTRLIDMGVQPFLVASSLMAVMAQRLVRVNCVKCKVPYEPDPGELQHLGITPEEAANANWMKGKGCSHCQHTGYRGRLGVFELMFMNSVLRDMTFRREPTQNIRRQARLFGMETLVQDATKKAVEGLTTLNEVFRLHSGGH; translated from the coding sequence ATGCAACAGTTAGTCGATTCGGGCAAAATCTCAGCGGACCAGCTTGCCGAGGCGCAGGGCATGGCGGCCAGTATGGGAATTAGCGCCGACGAGGCATTGGTCTCGTTGGGGTATGTGACCGCTGAAGACATCGGTCAGGCCCAAGCATCAGAACATGGTTATGAGTGGGTGGACATCGAGGGCCGGCAAATTCCCATGCAGGTGATCGAACTGGTCCCTGAATCGGTCGCCCGGGAAAACACCGTGATTCCCCTCGCACTGGAATCAGAAGCGCTAATTGTCGCCATCCACGACCCGATGGCCTATGAGGTGTTGGACAAACTGCGCTTCATCCTCGACCGGGATGTCGACGTGGTCCTGGCCTCGAAAGAGGCGATCCAGGCGGCCATCAACCGTCACTACGGCCAAAGCGAAACAGAGTCGGTCGACTCCATGCTCGCGGAATTCACCGAAACGGCGATCGATTTCACCGAAACGGACTACGGCGACGGCATCGACTCCGACGAGGACTCAGAAGCCCCGATCATCAAACTGGCCAACCTGATCATCCACGAAGCGGTCAGCATGCGGGCCAGCGACATCCATATCGAGCCGTTCGATGACCGCATCCGCATTCGCTACCGGATCGACGGAGTACTGGTGGAACGGGACAGCCCACCCCGCCGCCTGCTCGGTCCGTTGATTTCCCGTATTAAAATCATGGCGACGATGGACATCTCCGAAAAGCGGCGTTGCCAGGACGGGCGGATCAAGACGCGTGTCGCCGGGCGAGATTTCGACCTGCGGGTCAGCATTTTGCCCTCCAACCATGGCCAAGCCATCGTGATGCGGATCCTAGACCGAGACAACATTAAGGTCGGCATCCGGAATCTGGGGTTTGGCGAAGACAACTACCGTCGTTTTCAAAATATCATCCGTCGCCCCAACGGAATTTTCCTGGTCACCGGTCCCACGGGAAGTGGGAAAACCACCACCTTGTACAGTGCATTAGGTGAACTAAACCGACCAGACCGCAAGATCATCACCGCTGAGGACCCGGTCGAATATTATCTGCCGGGGATCAATCAGGTCGAGGTGAAGAGCAAAATCGGCCTCGATTTCGGTCGCATTATTCGCGCCATGTTGCGGCAAGCCCCGAATGTGATCCTCGTGGGAGAAATCCGCGATACAGAGACTGCTGACATGGCAATCCAGGCTTCACTGACTGGACACTTGGTATTCAGTACGCTACATACGAACGATGCGCCTGGATCCGTGACACGGCTAATCGACATGGGAGTGCAACCATTCTTGGTCGCATCGAGCTTAATGGCGGTTATGGCTCAACGTTTGGTGCGGGTCAATTGCGTGAAATGCAAAGTCCCCTACGAGCCGGATCCGGGCGAATTGCAACACCTAGGAATTACCCCCGAAGAGGCGGCAAACGCCAACTGGATGAAGGGGAAAGGGTGTTCACACTGTCAACACACTGGCTACCGAGGCCGGTTGGGCGTGTTTGAATTGATGTTCATGAATTCTGTTTTGCGAGACATGACCTTCCGCCGCGAACCGACGCAAAACATCCGCCGCCAGGCACGCCTGTTCGGCATGGAGACGTTAGTGCAAGACGCGACAAAGAAGGCTGTGGAAGGACTTACGACGCTGAATGAAGTTTTCCGCCTCCATTCGGGTGGCCATTAA
- a CDS encoding acyl-CoA dehydrogenase family protein, with the protein MSTETPKAETKPVSQSDETEREEVSFAETAFKLAGKSDDEARRTGAVDSADDQVEKMFAPKYQTANSPAHRAVWDRKVPVDLFDFTTSSPEAGVAKVMDDSLAIVRKHREAGNILNEKKKIRPEILQELGGAGYWGLLVDKQHGGSGAKFANFAQFLTQMAMLDPTISGLASVHGCIGAVDPVRTFGNAEQKERFLPRLASGERLSAFALTEPGAGSDLTALSTVAELQGNEYVVNGEKLFITNVQPGRTIGLVCLIEDKPAVLIVDLPDEENENFQLVPYGIYAMKHTYNMGIKFNNLRVPAENLLKPGRGDGLTIAYHGLNLGRVALCAAASGNMRNMMASMIPWAKYRKTYGAAISTRELVQRRLGHLAGYIGAADGLSEWCANLIDQGYRGEMECIIAKIFGSEAQKDAAIELFMKTHGGRSFLEGHILGDNIHEFLAPCIYEGEGEMLGMAYFKSLVKQHGKQFFEPIGFALQKAGIKQPNMMNPSHLMALSGPMVQYGKWLTARKLQRSQTPDWPRMPKNLKVHAEFAADWLQRSSLEITGTMRKFQLKLADRQCRMSELSQRVQDATTMLCTALYAARQTDTLVQDAADCFCQHLTAKLLGQRPSDRYFRSVTAVGEAIVEGGFKSIAGLEPDEIMMPYK; encoded by the coding sequence ATGAGCACCGAAACCCCCAAAGCGGAGACTAAACCGGTTTCGCAATCCGACGAGACGGAACGCGAGGAAGTGTCCTTCGCCGAAACCGCCTTTAAGCTGGCTGGCAAGAGCGACGATGAAGCGCGTCGCACCGGGGCTGTGGATAGCGCCGACGATCAAGTCGAAAAGATGTTTGCGCCGAAGTATCAAACGGCCAACAGTCCAGCGCACCGGGCGGTCTGGGATCGTAAGGTCCCCGTCGATTTGTTCGACTTCACGACCAGCTCTCCCGAAGCGGGCGTCGCGAAGGTGATGGACGATTCACTGGCCATCGTGCGTAAGCATCGTGAAGCGGGCAACATTCTCAACGAGAAGAAAAAGATCCGCCCCGAAATTTTGCAGGAGTTGGGCGGCGCCGGCTATTGGGGCTTGCTGGTTGATAAACAGCATGGCGGCTCAGGCGCGAAGTTCGCGAACTTCGCGCAGTTCTTGACCCAAATGGCGATGCTGGATCCCACGATCAGCGGGTTGGCGTCGGTGCATGGTTGTATCGGCGCGGTCGATCCGGTGCGGACCTTCGGCAACGCCGAACAAAAAGAACGCTTTCTGCCACGACTCGCCTCGGGCGAACGGCTTTCCGCATTTGCCCTGACTGAGCCGGGTGCCGGTTCGGACCTGACGGCGCTGAGCACCGTTGCGGAATTGCAGGGCAATGAATATGTCGTCAACGGCGAAAAATTGTTCATCACCAACGTGCAGCCGGGACGAACGATCGGGTTGGTTTGCCTGATTGAAGACAAGCCCGCTGTGTTGATCGTCGACTTGCCGGATGAGGAAAACGAGAACTTCCAACTCGTCCCCTACGGCATTTATGCGATGAAGCACACGTATAACATGGGGATCAAGTTCAATAACCTGCGCGTGCCGGCTGAGAACTTGCTCAAGCCGGGCCGTGGCGATGGTTTGACGATTGCCTATCATGGCTTGAACCTGGGCCGCGTCGCCTTGTGTGCGGCAGCCTCGGGTAACATGCGGAACATGATGGCCAGCATGATTCCTTGGGCCAAGTACCGCAAAACTTATGGAGCGGCCATTTCCACGCGGGAATTGGTGCAGCGCCGCCTGGGGCATTTGGCCGGATATATCGGTGCCGCCGACGGACTGTCGGAATGGTGCGCGAATCTGATCGACCAAGGATATCGCGGCGAGATGGAATGTATTATCGCCAAGATCTTCGGCAGCGAAGCCCAGAAGGATGCGGCGATTGAGTTGTTCATGAAGACGCACGGCGGACGTTCGTTCCTGGAAGGGCATATTCTGGGCGACAACATCCACGAGTTTTTGGCGCCGTGTATCTACGAAGGCGAAGGGGAAATGCTCGGCATGGCCTACTTCAAATCGTTGGTCAAGCAACACGGCAAGCAGTTCTTCGAGCCGATCGGTTTTGCTCTGCAAAAAGCGGGCATCAAACAGCCGAACATGATGAACCCGTCGCATCTGATGGCACTCTCGGGACCGATGGTGCAGTACGGCAAATGGCTGACCGCTCGCAAATTGCAGCGGAGCCAAACACCCGACTGGCCGCGGATGCCGAAGAATCTCAAGGTGCATGCGGAGTTTGCCGCCGATTGGCTGCAACGTTCCAGCTTGGAAATCACTGGCACGATGCGGAAGTTCCAATTGAAATTGGCGGACCGTCAATGCCGCATGTCCGAATTGTCGCAGCGGGTTCAAGATGCCACCACGATGTTGTGCACAGCCTTGTACGCCGCACGGCAAACCGACACGTTGGTGCAGGATGCGGCCGATTGCTTCTGTCAGCATTTGACGGCCAAGCTTTTGGGTCAGCGCCCCAGCGATCGATATTTCCGCAGCGTGACTGCTGTGGGCGAGGCGATTGTCGAAGGCGGATTCAAGTCGATTGCCGGCTTGGAGCCTGATGAAATCATGATGCCTTACAAATAA
- a CDS encoding patatin-like phospholipase family protein: MDSCSTALALGGGGARGLAHLGVIESLLEAEISLNRIVGVSIGSLAGAMYAFNPDIHYAQKSGLEYLLSEEFQRHQKIMFGTQGSDGAAETTGGVFAWYSRAKDYLRANRIFHRVISHPSLLPGLVLRDVVDNLLPDADIADAVIPLSIVAADLRSGHKVILERGSVREAVRASSSLPGIFPPVEFEGMLLSDVGVFYSLPTTVARSYGMHQVIAVDVSSDMQRIQDCGTALDVLMRMDEIGESLFRKQVRDAADLVIRPDVSGIQWFDFSTPKELIDTGRTAGQNALRGWSPAPVEA, from the coding sequence ATGGATTCGTGCAGCACAGCTTTGGCACTAGGCGGCGGTGGTGCCCGCGGTTTGGCGCATCTCGGCGTGATCGAGTCGTTGTTGGAGGCGGAGATCTCGCTGAATCGCATCGTGGGAGTCAGCATCGGCAGTTTGGCCGGCGCCATGTATGCGTTTAACCCGGACATCCACTATGCCCAAAAGTCGGGGCTGGAGTATTTGCTGTCCGAGGAATTTCAGCGGCATCAAAAGATCATGTTCGGCACACAAGGTTCCGACGGTGCGGCCGAGACGACCGGCGGAGTTTTTGCATGGTATAGTCGAGCCAAGGATTACCTGCGTGCGAATCGTATTTTCCATCGCGTGATTAGCCACCCTTCCCTTTTGCCGGGACTGGTGTTGCGGGATGTGGTTGACAATCTACTCCCCGATGCCGACATCGCCGACGCGGTGATCCCCTTGAGCATTGTCGCTGCCGATTTGCGGAGCGGACACAAAGTGATTTTAGAGCGGGGATCGGTGCGTGAAGCAGTGCGTGCGTCATCATCGTTGCCGGGGATTTTTCCGCCGGTGGAATTTGAAGGAATGTTGCTCAGCGACGTGGGAGTGTTTTATTCCTTGCCCACGACAGTGGCTCGCTCTTACGGTATGCATCAGGTGATTGCGGTCGACGTCAGTTCCGATATGCAGCGGATTCAGGATTGCGGGACGGCGCTGGACGTGTTGATGCGGATGGACGAAATCGGCGAGAGTCTGTTTCGCAAACAGGTGCGCGACGCGGCGGACTTGGTGATCCGTCCGGACGTCTCCGGCATTCAGTGGTTCGATTTTTCCACACCAAAGGAATTGATCGACACGGGGCGGACGGCGGGGCAAAACGCGCTGCGCGGTTGGAGTCCCGCGCCGGTCGAGGCATGA
- a CDS encoding alpha/beta hydrolase gives MIRNCMLTLAMMFGLAVAASAVNAAEKGPYEQHEDVVYGQEYGVALVMDIFVPTGEKNGVGIVDVVSGAWHSDRGKIRQHKMAQMYDIFTKKGFTVFAVRPGSITKFSAGEMLQNIKRGVRWVKEHAEEYGVDPNNLGMTGASAGGHLACLASVTAHEGEKSDGTDVKATAIFFPPTDFTMYGTTAVDPKGSDRFGQIVRALAFRDGIDGLSDEEITKKIEAISPAKLVHKQAPAFLFIHGDADPAVPLQQSEVMVEALKNAGVEVKLIVKPGGGHPWPTIPEEVAVLADWLESQLVKKQ, from the coding sequence ATGATTCGAAATTGCATGTTGACGTTGGCGATGATGTTCGGGTTGGCTGTGGCCGCCAGTGCGGTGAATGCAGCGGAAAAAGGGCCGTATGAACAGCACGAAGACGTGGTGTATGGTCAAGAGTACGGTGTGGCGCTGGTGATGGATATTTTTGTGCCAACCGGCGAGAAAAACGGCGTGGGGATTGTCGATGTCGTGAGCGGCGCCTGGCATTCCGACCGGGGTAAGATCAGACAGCACAAAATGGCGCAGATGTACGACATCTTCACCAAGAAGGGATTCACCGTCTTCGCCGTGCGGCCCGGTTCGATTACCAAATTCTCCGCAGGGGAAATGCTACAAAACATCAAGCGGGGCGTCCGCTGGGTGAAAGAGCACGCGGAAGAGTATGGAGTCGACCCCAACAATTTGGGAATGACCGGTGCATCCGCTGGAGGGCACTTGGCCTGTTTGGCATCCGTGACCGCTCATGAAGGTGAGAAGTCCGACGGCACAGATGTCAAAGCCACGGCGATCTTCTTTCCGCCGACCGATTTTACGATGTACGGAACCACAGCCGTCGATCCCAAGGGGTCTGACCGGTTTGGTCAAATTGTGCGAGCTTTGGCTTTTCGCGATGGCATCGACGGCCTGAGCGACGAGGAAATCACAAAGAAAATCGAGGCGATTTCACCGGCGAAGCTGGTCCACAAACAGGCGCCGGCATTTTTATTCATTCATGGCGACGCTGACCCGGCGGTCCCGTTGCAACAATCTGAGGTGATGGTCGAGGCCCTGAAAAACGCCGGGGTCGAAGTCAAATTGATCGTCAAACCGGGCGGCGGACATCCCTGGCCAACGATTCCCGAAGAGGTCGCCGTGTTAGCCGATTGGCTGGAATCACAGTTGGTCAAGAAGCAATAA
- a CDS encoding protein kinase domain-containing protein: MSSVDPLEASSSVEPAPRVPEGACARLMFRGPDGQTIEKSVLRYTTLIGSGPRCNVQLLDPEIAEAHCIVTVESGVLRVRDLRSAAGTRVNDQSIQVATLAEGDTIEVGRFSFLVATDLQGAPPIPDVPEAIEGDEPPFAELTFVGPDGAPLKKNILRPSTLIGSAPGCNMQLVASAISHAHCVLTMEYGSLRVRDLRSETGTKVNGVSVEIAALADGDKLEFGSFAFLVKTNLLPRPLPAGLPQQSPAVDANAATAGEELAAVQSELANAQAELAEAQRELAKTQAQQSEAQASLKEATEKLELQQQNFQQQLTEFETRQTEFQNAQQQLERDREQLETQKQAADEAAAQFQQQQNDLQAEQSQFAERQREWDVKIQEHQAHVQHSEAALIALDSNRKQLEQQDAQLTAARTELGDREQKLTDRESAADARQSKLNSQQTELESRQRALDELRQEFNQRDTESQSTLDRLAQQQETLETERVQWAAQQKAAEEQRHALDQLREELDQRDTKSQSQLVRLVQQQESLETERVKFTAKQQDLAAEKQRHQEEVAKFETEWMRVEEQKDRDQANGEMLRMRFDELEAKRAKFLTEQQTFSAANSEFEAAQAAARKTQDEEKLKLQEQQTLIESREAQVARSEQAAEEAQAAHESAVAAFHQDQENLETSNQELAQQQANLEKLRRQLDDDTQQLAEQQQTHDAREGELRQESESLREQQRALKEQQTSLAQQATEQDRQREELENQRQEMIASEQSLREEQDAHAREAAETSAARLAFETAQSTAKTAALEIEEQNRETAQQLEQKQERLAADQQQLTDQRAELEQQARQVEIERRELSELNIELEEQQATLKQNTELLEQSAAAHESAVQTFAAQSADHDSAQQAIHEEQSQLETAQMEFLQALGILKSDQNELQQQREAAVRAEEVITRERETLQQVRAALDIELEALSQQQAEHAQQAAQLTDEAAAAEEAQQQLREEEAQLAQQRDSQADKQQQLEVMAGEIELQKTTLDNNERELAEARAAFEADVAAFQNDVAELETQKTDFAQQQLEATSNLIDEFRNVSAEMDEFQLEISNPPANGNGHDDRRPQETGDASSVVAVSATSLAGGGIGRTHIDWLLDGRRYRGFFIGHFRVLELLGTGSTGWLYEAEDTRDGSTVVLKVLSAQHLANAGMRARFDLESRAALEFDHPNIIRAIESGSADDAQYLVMEVAYGATLQELIELNGPIPCPQACDIIAQAARGLQHIHEAGIIHRDIKPANLLLLHDGELKIIDFGLALIRGDADELTLKVDHGHDCMGTPDYIPPEQARDSFSVDATADIYSLGCTLYFALTGEVPFPHNAVNDKLKAHREDAPRQVSELVSDVPQEVSNIVHMMLAKDCNERYQTAAEVAQALKPFAQRGPVYFDFHKLLADRAITAKKRMFLLANHDISRPVKNTNVKSKTADAKKSTPAIEPELAGS; this comes from the coding sequence ATGAGTAGCGTCGATCCCTTGGAAGCATCAAGCTCAGTTGAACCGGCACCGCGGGTTCCCGAGGGGGCATGCGCCCGGTTGATGTTTCGCGGACCGGACGGACAAACCATCGAGAAGAGCGTCCTGCGCTATACGACGTTGATCGGTTCGGGCCCGCGCTGCAACGTGCAACTGCTGGATCCGGAAATCGCCGAGGCACATTGCATCGTGACTGTCGAATCGGGCGTGCTCCGCGTCCGCGACCTCCGCAGTGCCGCGGGAACACGCGTGAACGACCAGTCCATCCAAGTCGCCACCCTCGCCGAAGGGGACACGATCGAGGTCGGCCGCTTTTCGTTTTTGGTGGCGACAGATCTCCAAGGCGCTCCCCCCATCCCCGATGTGCCCGAAGCCATCGAAGGTGACGAGCCACCCTTTGCTGAACTCACATTCGTCGGCCCCGATGGCGCGCCGCTGAAAAAGAATATCCTCCGGCCATCAACATTGATCGGGTCGGCCCCCGGCTGCAATATGCAACTGGTCGCCAGCGCGATCAGCCATGCGCATTGCGTGTTGACGATGGAGTACGGCAGCCTTCGTGTGCGGGACTTGCGGAGCGAAACGGGAACCAAGGTGAATGGTGTATCGGTCGAAATCGCCGCACTGGCAGATGGCGACAAGCTGGAATTCGGCTCCTTCGCGTTTTTAGTGAAAACCAACCTTCTCCCGCGCCCCCTGCCGGCCGGCCTGCCACAACAGTCGCCTGCCGTCGACGCAAACGCAGCAACGGCGGGTGAAGAATTGGCGGCCGTCCAGTCCGAACTGGCAAATGCGCAGGCAGAACTGGCCGAGGCACAAAGGGAACTGGCTAAGACACAGGCCCAGCAGTCTGAGGCTCAAGCAAGTTTGAAGGAAGCGACGGAGAAACTTGAGCTGCAACAGCAAAATTTCCAGCAACAGCTCACCGAGTTCGAGACCAGGCAGACGGAATTTCAAAACGCTCAACAGCAACTCGAGCGCGACCGCGAGCAACTGGAAACGCAAAAGCAGGCGGCCGATGAGGCTGCAGCGCAGTTTCAGCAGCAACAGAACGACCTGCAGGCCGAACAGTCGCAGTTTGCCGAACGGCAACGGGAATGGGACGTCAAAATCCAGGAGCATCAGGCTCACGTCCAACATTCAGAAGCCGCGCTGATTGCGCTCGATTCCAACCGCAAGCAACTCGAACAACAGGACGCGCAACTCACCGCTGCCCGCACGGAACTGGGTGACCGCGAACAAAAACTGACCGACCGTGAGTCCGCGGCAGACGCGCGGCAGTCGAAGTTGAACTCCCAACAAACAGAGTTGGAAAGCCGGCAGCGCGCGTTGGATGAGTTGCGTCAGGAATTCAATCAGCGCGACACCGAGTCGCAATCAACGCTCGACCGCCTTGCCCAACAGCAAGAGACATTGGAGACGGAACGTGTCCAATGGGCTGCTCAACAGAAGGCGGCCGAAGAGCAGCGTCACGCCTTGGATCAATTGCGTGAGGAGCTAGACCAGCGCGATACCAAATCGCAGTCGCAGCTAGTTCGTCTGGTACAGCAACAAGAGTCGTTGGAAACGGAACGCGTTAAATTCACCGCCAAACAACAGGACTTGGCCGCGGAAAAACAGCGACATCAAGAGGAGGTCGCCAAGTTCGAGACCGAATGGATGCGCGTCGAAGAGCAAAAGGACCGGGACCAAGCGAACGGCGAAATGCTGCGGATGCGTTTTGACGAACTCGAGGCGAAGCGTGCCAAATTCTTGACGGAGCAACAAACCTTCAGCGCAGCCAACAGTGAATTCGAAGCCGCTCAGGCCGCCGCTCGCAAAACGCAGGATGAAGAGAAACTCAAACTGCAAGAACAACAAACGCTCATTGAGTCGCGCGAGGCCCAAGTCGCCCGTAGCGAACAAGCTGCCGAAGAAGCACAAGCCGCGCATGAATCGGCAGTCGCCGCATTCCACCAGGATCAAGAAAATCTAGAGACATCGAATCAGGAGTTGGCGCAGCAGCAAGCGAATCTCGAAAAACTCCGCCGCCAACTCGACGACGACACCCAGCAACTCGCTGAGCAACAACAAACACACGACGCGCGTGAGGGCGAACTACGGCAGGAATCGGAATCCTTGCGAGAGCAACAAAGAGCGCTCAAAGAACAACAAACCTCCCTCGCGCAGCAAGCCACTGAACAGGACCGCCAGCGGGAAGAGTTGGAAAACCAGCGGCAAGAAATGATCGCCAGCGAGCAAAGTCTGCGGGAAGAACAGGACGCTCACGCACGCGAAGCCGCAGAAACCAGCGCGGCGCGATTGGCGTTTGAGACCGCTCAGTCGACGGCCAAAACCGCTGCCCTCGAAATCGAGGAACAAAACCGCGAAACAGCCCAACAACTTGAGCAGAAGCAGGAGCGTCTGGCGGCGGACCAACAGCAGTTAACCGACCAACGGGCGGAGTTGGAACAACAGGCCCGGCAGGTCGAAATCGAGCGTCGGGAATTGAGCGAACTTAATATCGAACTGGAAGAACAACAGGCGACGCTCAAGCAGAACACGGAATTGCTGGAACAATCCGCCGCCGCACACGAATCGGCTGTGCAAACCTTCGCCGCTCAATCTGCCGATCACGATTCCGCACAGCAAGCGATTCACGAGGAGCAGTCGCAGCTGGAAACCGCACAAATGGAATTCCTTCAGGCTCTGGGTATTTTGAAATCGGACCAAAATGAACTCCAGCAGCAACGCGAAGCGGCCGTGCGGGCCGAAGAGGTTATAACGCGTGAACGGGAAACACTGCAGCAAGTCCGTGCGGCGCTCGATATAGAGTTAGAGGCGCTGAGTCAGCAACAGGCCGAACATGCCCAACAGGCGGCCCAGCTGACTGACGAAGCAGCGGCTGCCGAAGAAGCGCAACAGCAACTACGCGAGGAAGAAGCGCAACTCGCCCAACAACGCGACAGCCAAGCGGACAAACAACAACAATTGGAAGTGATGGCCGGCGAAATCGAATTGCAGAAAACCACCCTCGACAATAACGAACGTGAATTGGCCGAAGCCCGCGCTGCTTTCGAAGCCGACGTGGCGGCGTTCCAAAATGACGTCGCGGAACTCGAGACACAAAAAACAGATTTCGCCCAGCAACAACTAGAAGCCACCTCGAATCTGATCGACGAGTTTCGCAACGTCTCGGCCGAGATGGACGAATTTCAGCTAGAAATTTCCAACCCGCCCGCCAACGGCAATGGCCACGACGATCGACGGCCTCAGGAAACAGGCGATGCTTCCTCGGTGGTCGCCGTCTCCGCGACATCACTCGCCGGTGGCGGTATTGGACGCACGCACATCGACTGGTTGTTGGACGGTCGCCGCTACCGCGGATTTTTCATCGGACATTTCCGGGTCCTCGAACTGCTCGGCACCGGCAGCACCGGTTGGCTTTACGAAGCTGAGGATACCCGCGACGGCAGCACGGTCGTCCTCAAAGTGCTCTCCGCCCAGCATCTCGCCAATGCCGGCATGCGGGCACGGTTTGATTTGGAATCCCGCGCCGCCCTGGAGTTCGATCACCCCAACATTATTCGCGCCATCGAGTCGGGTAGCGCCGACGACGCCCAGTACCTCGTCATGGAGGTTGCCTACGGGGCGACGCTGCAGGAACTGATTGAACTCAATGGGCCAATTCCCTGTCCGCAAGCTTGCGACATCATCGCCCAAGCTGCGCGGGGACTACAGCACATTCACGAAGCGGGTATCATCCATCGCGACATCAAGCCGGCCAATTTATTACTGCTGCACGACGGCGAATTGAAAATCATCGATTTCGGGCTAGCGCTCATCCGCGGCGACGCCGATGAGCTAACGTTGAAAGTCGATCACGGGCACGACTGCATGGGCACGCCCGACTACATTCCGCCCGAACAAGCCCGCGACAGCTTCTCCGTCGACGCCACCGCCGACATCTACAGCCTAGGCTGCACGCTGTATTTCGCACTCACGGGCGAAGTTCCCTTCCCGCACAATGCCGTCAACGACAAGCTCAAGGCACATCGAGAAGATGCCCCGCGGCAAGTCAGTGAATTAGTCTCCGACGTCCCGCAGGAAGTCTCCAACATTGTCCACATGATGTTGGCCAAAGACTGTAACGAGCGCTATCAAACGGCCGCTGAGGTCGCGCAGGCGCTCAAACCGTTTGCGCAACGCGGACCGGTTTACTTCGACTTTCACAAACTTCTGGCCGACCGCGCCATCACGGCAAAAAAACGGATGTTCCTGCTCGCTAACCACGACATCAGCCGCCCTGTGAAAAATACCAACGTCAAAAGCAAAACCGCCGATGCCAAGAAGTCGACCCCCGCCATCGAACCGGAACTCGCCGGCTCGTGA
- a CDS encoding metal-dependent hydrolase, with product MTTIEHALLGINGALAMGLHRRYGWQVVALAGLVAISPDWDGLTLVLGPVLFDQAHRVWGHSFLTCGVLGILIGVIDYRFDVVTRLANVSARGLQRCGLELPADQGLGALPLRRERTVAGYAVWMLVALAAALSHLAADLVVSGTATLGDWKLQLLWPFSTEGWIYPRVHWGDPGMTIIFVMGMLAMYRWRNRLQMIAAATLLGVAAYIVVRGALE from the coding sequence ATGACAACAATTGAACATGCGTTGCTGGGCATCAACGGAGCACTGGCCATGGGATTACACCGCCGCTATGGCTGGCAGGTGGTGGCCCTGGCGGGGCTGGTGGCAATCAGCCCGGATTGGGACGGCCTGACGTTGGTGCTAGGGCCAGTGCTGTTTGATCAGGCGCACCGCGTCTGGGGGCATAGTTTCCTGACGTGCGGCGTGCTGGGGATTTTGATTGGCGTCATCGATTATCGTTTCGACGTCGTCACGCGACTGGCCAATGTCAGTGCACGGGGACTGCAGCGCTGCGGGCTGGAGCTTCCCGCTGATCAAGGCCTGGGAGCGCTGCCACTGCGACGAGAGCGAACGGTTGCTGGATATGCCGTTTGGATGCTTGTGGCGTTAGCGGCCGCCCTGAGCCATCTTGCCGCCGATTTGGTGGTGTCCGGGACGGCGACTTTGGGCGACTGGAAATTGCAGTTGCTGTGGCCGTTTTCCACAGAGGGTTGGATTTATCCACGCGTCCACTGGGGCGATCCCGGCATGACCATTATCTTTGTCATGGGGATGCTGGCGATGTACCGTTGGCGCAATCGGTTGCAAATGATCGCGGCGGCCACGCTGCTGGGCGTGGCCGCATATATCGTTGTCCGCGGTGCGCTGGAATAA